Proteins from a genomic interval of Candidatus Yanofskybacteria bacterium:
- a CDS encoding ParA family protein, whose protein sequence is MARVIGIINAKGGVGKTTTANNLGAYLASLGKYVLLVDLDPQANATSGLGVHLGEDHVNLYHTLVDNQEPGAIIRKTSLFGFDILPSAPSLAGATVELVDMEEREFKLKNSLNKIRTNYDYILIDSPPSLGLLTINGLAAAEQVIVPVQCEYYALEGLTQLFKTIDMVRTSLNPQLKILGVLLTMYDKRNKLANEIVAEVKKNFPGHVFETIIPRSVSLAEAPGFGKTILQFDENSKGAQAYKELAEEIINIG, encoded by the coding sequence TTATTGGAATTATCAACGCTAAGGGTGGAGTTGGAAAAACAACGACTGCCAACAATCTTGGAGCTTACTTAGCATCGCTAGGCAAGTATGTTTTGTTGGTGGACCTTGATCCGCAGGCGAATGCAACATCGGGACTCGGAGTGCATCTCGGTGAAGACCACGTTAATCTTTATCATACACTGGTTGACAATCAAGAGCCGGGAGCAATCATAAGAAAAACGTCGCTTTTTGGTTTTGACATTTTGCCGTCAGCTCCAAGTCTTGCCGGTGCCACGGTTGAGCTGGTTGATATGGAAGAGCGGGAGTTTAAATTAAAAAATTCGCTTAATAAAATTCGCACCAATTACGATTACATTCTCATAGACAGTCCGCCATCCCTGGGTCTTCTTACAATCAATGGTTTGGCAGCTGCAGAACAGGTAATAGTACCGGTGCAGTGCGAATACTATGCCCTTGAGGGACTGACGCAACTTTTCAAAACAATTGATATGGTCAGGACATCGCTCAACCCGCAGTTGAAGATTCTTGGCGTATTGCTTACAATGTATGATAAGAGGAATAAGTTGGCTAATGAGATTGTTGCCGAAGTTAAAAAGAATTTTCCCGGCCATGTTTTTGAAACGATAATTCCGCGTTCCGTATCATTGGCTGAAGCGCCTGGATTCGGCAAAACCATTCTGCAATTTGATGAAAATTCCAAGGGCGCGCAAGCATATAAAGAGTTAGCCGAGGAAATTATTAATATAGGATGA